One region of Triticum aestivum cultivar Chinese Spring chromosome 6B, IWGSC CS RefSeq v2.1, whole genome shotgun sequence genomic DNA includes:
- the LOC123138327 gene encoding LMBR1 domain-containing protein 2 homolog A isoform X2, with protein sequence MASSAWICHLCTVGLASFNDHLLKLFTRYIETLTGFDKGGIGFFWGWSYWSTFILTWAVVPTIQGYEDAGDFTVRERLKTSIHMNLLFYSIVVAIGLFGLILLLVMHRAWDGGLVGFLMACSNTFGLVTGAFLLGFGLSEIPRNIWKNADWTHRQKVLSHRVAKMAVKLDNAHQDYSNAIVVAQATSNQMSKRDLLRPYMDIIDRMVAQMLRDDPSFKPSGGRLGENDMDYDTDDKTMATLRRQLRMAHEEYYRCKSEYMTYVMEALDLEDTIKNYEHRDANGWKYVSSFRESRSGTLGSLLDTMEFIWRCILRKQLQKALAVILGCMSAAILLAEATLLPGGVDLSLFSILVKSVGKQEVLVQVAAFVPLMYMCICTYYSLFQIGMLMFYSLTPRQTSSVSLLMICSMVARYAPPISYNFLNLIRLGGNVKTTFEKRMGNIDDAVPFFGRRFNRIYPLIMVVYTLLVASNFFGRVIDYFGSWKMFKFQREEEHMDGFDPSGIIILQKERSWIEQGYKVGEQVIPLARFNGASTDVESGKIEDAVEMKAGTTSSRVDGRAGQSKYIHNREMISNKYSSVRDQSRQATKPVKKETVSTSASLLEEGNSENRSAAGISQTWASVKNGFQNFKANMGAKKFTPLRQDPGFAPHSNASSPESLDDIFQRIKRRTSESPVDYLDDDDDDNDDNTGDMDPPFAGSRR encoded by the exons atggcaagtagtgcttggatttgccatctctgcaccgttGGATTGGCTTCATTCAACGACCATCTTTTAAAGTTATTCACACgctatatagag ACATTAACTGGCTTTGATAAAGGTGGAATTGGCTTCTTTTGGGGCTGGTCTTATTGGAGCACATTTATCCTAACATG GGCTGTAGTTCCTACTATTCAAGGCTATGAAGATGCTGGAGATTTCACTGTTAGAGAAAGGCTAAAAACTAGTATTCACATGAACCTGCTCTTTTATTCAATTGTGGTAGCTATTGGCCTCTTTGGACTCATACTGCTTTTAGTCATGCATCGAGCTTG GGATGGAGGTCTTGTGGGCTTTTTAATGGCTTGCTCAAATACCTTTGGACTGGTGACTGGTGCTTTTCTTCTTGGTTTTGGATTGAGTGAAATTCCAAGAAACATTTGGAAAAACGCAGACTGGACTCACCGCCAAAAAGTACTTTCTCATAGAGTTGCCAAGATGGCCGTAAAGCTTGATAATGCTCATCAAGACTATTCAAATGCAATTGTT GTTGCTCAAGCCACTTCAAATCAAATGTCAAAGCGAGATCTCTTAAGACCTTATATGGATATTATTGACCGAATGGTTGCTCAAATG CTGCGAGATGACCCATCTTTTAAGCCTTCTGGTGGCAGATTAGGCGAAAATGATATGGACTATGATACAGATGATAAAACAATGGCCACTCTCCGACGTCAGCTTAGGATGGCCCATGAGGAGTACTATCGGTGTAAAAG TGAATATATGACTTATGTCATGGAAGCTCTTGATCTAGAGGACACTATTAAAAATTATGAACATCGTGATGCAAATGGATG GAAATATGTATCGAGTTTTAGGGAGAGTCGGTCAGGCACACTGGGATCCCTTTTGGACACTATGG AGTTCATTTGGCGTTGTATACTGAGAAAGCAGCTTCAGAAAGCACTGGCTGTTATTCTCGGCTGCATGTCAGCTGCTATACTGTTGGCTGAAGCTACTTTGCTGCCAGGTGGTGTTGATTTATCACTTTTTTCCATTCTTGTAAAATCCGTCGGAAAGCAGGAGGTTCTAGTCCAG GTTGCTGCATTTGTCCCtttgatgtatatgtgtatatgcACATACTATTCGCTATTTCAGATTGGGATGTTAATGTTTTATTCTCTGACTCCACGGCAAACAAGTTCTGTCAGTTTGCTTATGATCTGTTC GATGGTTGCAAGATATGCACCTCCCATTTCTTATAATTTCCTGAATCTCATTCGCCTTGGTGGTAATGTTAAAACTACTTTTGAGAAG AGAATGGGGAACATAGATGACGCAGTTCCTTTCTTTGGAAGACGCTTCAACAGGATCTACCCACTAATTATGGTTGTTTATACACTACTTGTTGCTAGTAACTTCTTTGGACGTGTGATTGACTATTTTGGAAGCTGGAAAATGTTTAAGTTCCAGCGTGAAGAAGAACATATGGATGGTTTTGATCCGTCTGGAATTATTATTCTGCAAAAAG AGAGATCTTGGATTGAGCAAGGATATAAAGTTGGCGAGCAGGTTATTCCATTGGCAAGATTCAATGGCGCGAGCACAGATGTTGAATCTGGAAAG ATTGAAGATGCAGTGGAGATGAAAGCGGGGACAACTTCTTCGAGAGTTGATGGAAGAGCCGGTCAATCTAAATATATTCACAACAGGGAAATGATTTCCAACAAGTATTCATCTGTTAGAGATCAGAGTCGGCAGGCAACAAAGCCAGTGAAAAAGGAAACTGTGTCGACATCTGCATCTCTGCTTGAAGAAGGGAATTCTGAAAATCGCTCGGCTGCTGGAATCTCCCAAACATGGGCTTCAGTGAAGAATGGTTTTCAGAACTTCAAAGCGAATATGGGTGCCAAGAAGTTCACTCCTTTGCGCCAGGATCCAGGATTTGCTCCTCATTCGAACGCCTCTTCACCCGAATCTCTCGATGACATCTTCCAAAGGATAAAACGGCGCACTTCAGAATCGCCCGTAGATTacctcgacgacgacgacgacgacaacgatgacaATACAGGAGACATGGATCCTCCGTTTGCAGGATCGAGAAGATAG
- the LOC123138327 gene encoding LMBR1 domain-containing protein 2 homolog A isoform X1, translated as MWVFYLISLPLTLGMVVVTLRYFAGPGVPRYVQATVGYAWFCSLSVIILVPADIWTTLTGFDKGGIGFFWGWSYWSTFILTWAVVPTIQGYEDAGDFTVRERLKTSIHMNLLFYSIVVAIGLFGLILLLVMHRAWDGGLVGFLMACSNTFGLVTGAFLLGFGLSEIPRNIWKNADWTHRQKVLSHRVAKMAVKLDNAHQDYSNAIVVAQATSNQMSKRDLLRPYMDIIDRMVAQMLRDDPSFKPSGGRLGENDMDYDTDDKTMATLRRQLRMAHEEYYRCKSEYMTYVMEALDLEDTIKNYEHRDANGWKYVSSFRESRSGTLGSLLDTMEFIWRCILRKQLQKALAVILGCMSAAILLAEATLLPGGVDLSLFSILVKSVGKQEVLVQVAAFVPLMYMCICTYYSLFQIGMLMFYSLTPRQTSSVSLLMICSMVARYAPPISYNFLNLIRLGGNVKTTFEKRMGNIDDAVPFFGRRFNRIYPLIMVVYTLLVASNFFGRVIDYFGSWKMFKFQREEEHMDGFDPSGIIILQKERSWIEQGYKVGEQVIPLARFNGASTDVESGKIEDAVEMKAGTTSSRVDGRAGQSKYIHNREMISNKYSSVRDQSRQATKPVKKETVSTSASLLEEGNSENRSAAGISQTWASVKNGFQNFKANMGAKKFTPLRQDPGFAPHSNASSPESLDDIFQRIKRRTSESPVDYLDDDDDDNDDNTGDMDPPFAGSRR; from the exons ATGTGGGTCTTCTACCTGATATCGCTGCCCCTAACGCTGGGCATGGTCGTCGTCACGCTGCGCTACTTCGCCGGCCCGGGCGTGCCGCGCTACGTCCAAGCCACCGTCGGCTACGCCTGGTTCTGCTCCCTCTCCGTCATCATCCTCGTCCCCGCCGACATCTGGACG ACATTAACTGGCTTTGATAAAGGTGGAATTGGCTTCTTTTGGGGCTGGTCTTATTGGAGCACATTTATCCTAACATG GGCTGTAGTTCCTACTATTCAAGGCTATGAAGATGCTGGAGATTTCACTGTTAGAGAAAGGCTAAAAACTAGTATTCACATGAACCTGCTCTTTTATTCAATTGTGGTAGCTATTGGCCTCTTTGGACTCATACTGCTTTTAGTCATGCATCGAGCTTG GGATGGAGGTCTTGTGGGCTTTTTAATGGCTTGCTCAAATACCTTTGGACTGGTGACTGGTGCTTTTCTTCTTGGTTTTGGATTGAGTGAAATTCCAAGAAACATTTGGAAAAACGCAGACTGGACTCACCGCCAAAAAGTACTTTCTCATAGAGTTGCCAAGATGGCCGTAAAGCTTGATAATGCTCATCAAGACTATTCAAATGCAATTGTT GTTGCTCAAGCCACTTCAAATCAAATGTCAAAGCGAGATCTCTTAAGACCTTATATGGATATTATTGACCGAATGGTTGCTCAAATG CTGCGAGATGACCCATCTTTTAAGCCTTCTGGTGGCAGATTAGGCGAAAATGATATGGACTATGATACAGATGATAAAACAATGGCCACTCTCCGACGTCAGCTTAGGATGGCCCATGAGGAGTACTATCGGTGTAAAAG TGAATATATGACTTATGTCATGGAAGCTCTTGATCTAGAGGACACTATTAAAAATTATGAACATCGTGATGCAAATGGATG GAAATATGTATCGAGTTTTAGGGAGAGTCGGTCAGGCACACTGGGATCCCTTTTGGACACTATGG AGTTCATTTGGCGTTGTATACTGAGAAAGCAGCTTCAGAAAGCACTGGCTGTTATTCTCGGCTGCATGTCAGCTGCTATACTGTTGGCTGAAGCTACTTTGCTGCCAGGTGGTGTTGATTTATCACTTTTTTCCATTCTTGTAAAATCCGTCGGAAAGCAGGAGGTTCTAGTCCAG GTTGCTGCATTTGTCCCtttgatgtatatgtgtatatgcACATACTATTCGCTATTTCAGATTGGGATGTTAATGTTTTATTCTCTGACTCCACGGCAAACAAGTTCTGTCAGTTTGCTTATGATCTGTTC GATGGTTGCAAGATATGCACCTCCCATTTCTTATAATTTCCTGAATCTCATTCGCCTTGGTGGTAATGTTAAAACTACTTTTGAGAAG AGAATGGGGAACATAGATGACGCAGTTCCTTTCTTTGGAAGACGCTTCAACAGGATCTACCCACTAATTATGGTTGTTTATACACTACTTGTTGCTAGTAACTTCTTTGGACGTGTGATTGACTATTTTGGAAGCTGGAAAATGTTTAAGTTCCAGCGTGAAGAAGAACATATGGATGGTTTTGATCCGTCTGGAATTATTATTCTGCAAAAAG AGAGATCTTGGATTGAGCAAGGATATAAAGTTGGCGAGCAGGTTATTCCATTGGCAAGATTCAATGGCGCGAGCACAGATGTTGAATCTGGAAAG ATTGAAGATGCAGTGGAGATGAAAGCGGGGACAACTTCTTCGAGAGTTGATGGAAGAGCCGGTCAATCTAAATATATTCACAACAGGGAAATGATTTCCAACAAGTATTCATCTGTTAGAGATCAGAGTCGGCAGGCAACAAAGCCAGTGAAAAAGGAAACTGTGTCGACATCTGCATCTCTGCTTGAAGAAGGGAATTCTGAAAATCGCTCGGCTGCTGGAATCTCCCAAACATGGGCTTCAGTGAAGAATGGTTTTCAGAACTTCAAAGCGAATATGGGTGCCAAGAAGTTCACTCCTTTGCGCCAGGATCCAGGATTTGCTCCTCATTCGAACGCCTCTTCACCCGAATCTCTCGATGACATCTTCCAAAGGATAAAACGGCGCACTTCAGAATCGCCCGTAGATTacctcgacgacgacgacgacgacaacgatgacaATACAGGAGACATGGATCCTCCGTTTGCAGGATCGAGAAGATAG
- the LOC123138327 gene encoding LMBR1 domain-containing protein 2 homolog A isoform X3 codes for MWVFYLISLPLTLGMVVVTLRYFAGPGVPRYVQATVGYAWFCSLSVIILVPADIWTTLTGFDKGGIGFFWGWSYWSTFILTWAVVPTIQGYEDAGDFTVRERLKTSIHMNLLFYSIVVAIGLFGLILLLVMHRAWDGGLVGFLMACSNTFGLVTGAFLLGFGLSEIPRNIWKNADWTHRQKVLSHRVAKMAVKLDNAHQDYSNAIVVAQATSNQMSKRDLLRPYMDIIDRMVAQMLRDDPSFKPSGGRLGENDMDYDTDDKTMATLRRQLRMAHEEYYRCKSEYMTYVMEALDLEDTIKNYEHRDANGWKYVSSFRESRSGTLGSLLDTMEFIWRCILRKQLQKALAVILGCMSAAILLAEATLLPGGVDLSLFSILVKSVGKQEVLVQVAAFVPLMYMCICTYYSLFQIGMLMFYSLTPRQTSSVSLLMICSMVARYAPPISYNFLNLIRLGGNVKTTFEKRMGNIDDAVPFFGRRFNRIYPLIMVVYTLLVASNFFGRVIDYFGSWKMFKFQREEEHMDGFDPSGIIILQKG; via the exons ATGTGGGTCTTCTACCTGATATCGCTGCCCCTAACGCTGGGCATGGTCGTCGTCACGCTGCGCTACTTCGCCGGCCCGGGCGTGCCGCGCTACGTCCAAGCCACCGTCGGCTACGCCTGGTTCTGCTCCCTCTCCGTCATCATCCTCGTCCCCGCCGACATCTGGACG ACATTAACTGGCTTTGATAAAGGTGGAATTGGCTTCTTTTGGGGCTGGTCTTATTGGAGCACATTTATCCTAACATG GGCTGTAGTTCCTACTATTCAAGGCTATGAAGATGCTGGAGATTTCACTGTTAGAGAAAGGCTAAAAACTAGTATTCACATGAACCTGCTCTTTTATTCAATTGTGGTAGCTATTGGCCTCTTTGGACTCATACTGCTTTTAGTCATGCATCGAGCTTG GGATGGAGGTCTTGTGGGCTTTTTAATGGCTTGCTCAAATACCTTTGGACTGGTGACTGGTGCTTTTCTTCTTGGTTTTGGATTGAGTGAAATTCCAAGAAACATTTGGAAAAACGCAGACTGGACTCACCGCCAAAAAGTACTTTCTCATAGAGTTGCCAAGATGGCCGTAAAGCTTGATAATGCTCATCAAGACTATTCAAATGCAATTGTT GTTGCTCAAGCCACTTCAAATCAAATGTCAAAGCGAGATCTCTTAAGACCTTATATGGATATTATTGACCGAATGGTTGCTCAAATG CTGCGAGATGACCCATCTTTTAAGCCTTCTGGTGGCAGATTAGGCGAAAATGATATGGACTATGATACAGATGATAAAACAATGGCCACTCTCCGACGTCAGCTTAGGATGGCCCATGAGGAGTACTATCGGTGTAAAAG TGAATATATGACTTATGTCATGGAAGCTCTTGATCTAGAGGACACTATTAAAAATTATGAACATCGTGATGCAAATGGATG GAAATATGTATCGAGTTTTAGGGAGAGTCGGTCAGGCACACTGGGATCCCTTTTGGACACTATGG AGTTCATTTGGCGTTGTATACTGAGAAAGCAGCTTCAGAAAGCACTGGCTGTTATTCTCGGCTGCATGTCAGCTGCTATACTGTTGGCTGAAGCTACTTTGCTGCCAGGTGGTGTTGATTTATCACTTTTTTCCATTCTTGTAAAATCCGTCGGAAAGCAGGAGGTTCTAGTCCAG GTTGCTGCATTTGTCCCtttgatgtatatgtgtatatgcACATACTATTCGCTATTTCAGATTGGGATGTTAATGTTTTATTCTCTGACTCCACGGCAAACAAGTTCTGTCAGTTTGCTTATGATCTGTTC GATGGTTGCAAGATATGCACCTCCCATTTCTTATAATTTCCTGAATCTCATTCGCCTTGGTGGTAATGTTAAAACTACTTTTGAGAAG AGAATGGGGAACATAGATGACGCAGTTCCTTTCTTTGGAAGACGCTTCAACAGGATCTACCCACTAATTATGGTTGTTTATACACTACTTGTTGCTAGTAACTTCTTTGGACGTGTGATTGACTATTTTGGAAGCTGGAAAATGTTTAAGTTCCAGCGTGAAGAAGAACATATGGATGGTTTTGATCCGTCTGGAATTATTATTCTGCAAAAAGGTTAG